From Musa acuminata AAA Group cultivar baxijiao chromosome BXJ3-8, Cavendish_Baxijiao_AAA, whole genome shotgun sequence, one genomic window encodes:
- the LOC135644292 gene encoding uncharacterized protein LOC135644292: MEEDPSVFDYDGVYDKMKGKIARPKVQDRTERNIEEQHKKAMEEDPSVFDYDEVYDEMKGKITRPKVQDRTERKKTSKPTPPRPPPHAFAFDGSDDEDDIERKISRHASKNKSLRKIEEQHKQAMEEDPSVFDYDRVYNEMKGKIARPKVQDRTERKKTSKPAPPRPRPAFAFGDGDDEDDIEREISRQASKNKSPPRRFLKMIEEQHKKAMEEDPSVFEYDGVYDKMKGKITRPMVQDRTERMFEEQHKKAMEDDPSVFDYDGVSDEIKGKIARPKVLD; encoded by the exons atggaagaggatccctcggtctttgACTACGACGGAGTTTACGAcaagatgaaggggaagattgcgcgccccaaggttcaggatcgaacggagCGAAat atcgaggagcagcataaaaaggcaatggaagaggatccctcggtttTCGACTACGACGAGGTTTACGatgagatgaaggggaagattacgCGCCcaaaggttcaggatcgaacggagagaaag aagacctcgaagccaactcctcctcgccctccccctcatgccttcgctttcgacggcagcgacgacgaggatgacatcgagaggAAAATCTCACGGCAcgcgtccaagaacaagtctctccggaag ATCGAAGAGCAGCACAAacaggcaatggaagaggatccctcggtgtTCGACTACGACAGGGTTTACaacgagatgaaggggaagattgcgcgccccaaggttcaggatcgaacggagagaaag aagacctcgaagccagctcctcctcgccctcgtcctgccttcgctttcggcgacggcgacgacgaggatgacatcgagagggaaatctcacggcaggcgtccaagaacaagtctccCCCCAGAAGGTTTCTTAaaatg ATagaggagcagcacaaaaaggcaatggaagaggatccctcggtcttcgaATACGACGGGGTTTATGAcaagatgaaggggaagattacgCGCCCCAtggttcaggatcgaacggagagaatg ttcgaggagcagcacaaaaaggcaatggaagatgATCCCTCGGTCTTTGACTACGACGGGGTTTCCGACGAGATAAAGGGGAAGATTGCGCGCCCCAAGGTTCTGGATtga